A genomic window from Silene latifolia isolate original U9 population chromosome Y, ASM4854445v1, whole genome shotgun sequence includes:
- the LOC141627847 gene encoding uncharacterized protein LOC141627847 — MKQKLPLPASSELAAERQKKNKYPHRMCRGGYRKKRLKLEKKKSLEAKKSGKSPPKIRRGDLWIEGRVNKNKECLNSETDAAIERINLVNEQVAKGEFLPSGKVDVLTKALGTDKHYGRVRGVGGVVGHKQYFGKCTYRRNEGVSKEYLDMLTQMITQKVTANMQKEREFIVEQRTTAAFEKSNKNGNSFSVENDRVNDAEVKTNCKSGNASCYEHDQPDPFDEIPEKGAECQLAVIDIEMHNVALGRVFRSPTQASRSHGQAFGENEVRVSIEVVLEGKEDVELPVPTNEFFTVGDAIESFIRWPKNLITFGHPEVHALLLCFIYLKLGICTCT; from the exons ATGAAACAGAAGCTGCCACTGCCA GCTTCCAGTGAACTAGCTGCAGAGAGGCAAAAAAAGAATAAATACCCACATAGAATGTGTCGTGGAGGATATCGGAAAAAAAGgttaaaattggaaaaaaaaaagtctCTGGAAGCCAAGAAAAGTGGTAAATCACCTCCAAAAATTAGACGAGGTGATTTATGGATAGAAGGAAGAGTAAACAAAAACAAAGAATGTCTTAATTCCGAGACTGATGCTGCTATTGAGAGAATT AATTTGGTGAATGAACAAGTGGCAAAAGGGGAATTTCTTCCTAGTGGAAAGGTTGATGTATTGACAAAAGCCCTTGGAACTGATAAGCATTATGGTCGTGTACGAGGTGTTGGGGGAGTAGTGGGGCATAAGCAGTATTTTGGTAAATGTACATATCGTCGGAATGAAGGGGTATCCAAAGAGTATTTGGACATGTTAACCCAAATGATTACCCAGAAAGTAACCGCAAATATGCAAAAAGAGAGAGAATTTATTGTAGAGCAAAGAACAACTGCTGCCTTTGAAAAAAGTAACAAAAATGGAAACAGTTTCTCTGTTGAAAATGATCGTGTAAACGACGCTGAGGTAAAGACAAATTGTAAAAGTGGAAATGCTAGTTGTTACGAACATGATCAACCTGATCCGTTTGATGAGATACCTGAGAAG GGAGCTGAATGTCAATTAGCTGTGATTGACATAGAGATGCACAATGTGGCGCTTGGAAGAGTTTTTCGGTCCCCAACTCAGGCCTCTAGATCTCATGGTCAAGCATTTGGAGAAAATGAGGTGAGAGTTTCAATTGAAGTTGTCTTGGAGGGTAAGGAGGATGTGGAATTACCTGTCCCAACAAATGAATTTTTTACTGTTGGTGATGCAATTGAATCTTTTATTCGATGGCCGAAAAATTTAATCACTTTTGGACATCCTGAGGTACATGCTCTTCTATTGTGTTTTATCTATTTAAAACTTGGCATATGCACCTGTACTTAG